In Verrucomicrobiota bacterium, the DNA window CGGACTCGTCGGACCCCCTGGTTTCATTACCGTGGCTGAGTAAAATCCCTACGCTTTTTTGAACTATGCGCTTTCTTAGGAATACAAACCGACCGAAACCCTCCCCTTCCTTGTCACAGTGAAGCTATCAAATCATTTTCCAAGATTGATCTCTATCGTCGCAGCAGTGGTTTTCTCAATAGGACCCCCTGCTCATGCGGCGACATCAAGACCCAATATTATACTGATTCTCACGGACGACCTTGGTGCGGGAGACTTGGGTGTATTTGATCACCCTTACCTCAAGACGCCAAATCTAGACAGGATGGCAGAAGAGGGAACGATCTTTACGGACTTCTACGTCGCTTCATCGGTTTGCTCTCCCTCGAGGGCAGCTTTTCAAACGGGTCAATTCCCTGCTCGTCAATGTATCCACTCAGCCTTCGGCCGCAGATTGATTGAACAGGGTAGAATGCCGGTCTTTCTCGAACCCGATTTAGAGCAAGTATCACACGCGCTCCAGCAAAATGGGTATGCAACCGCTCACTATGGCAAATGGCACTTGTCCAGTGCTCCCAAGAATCACAACAACGAGATTCCCAACCCATCGTTCTACGGTTTTGATGATTTTAAGACCTACCACACCTATTTCAGCGATGTCACGAGGGAGCACCATTTCATTCGAGGAGGGGATGAACACTACCGAGCGAAATCCTCCCAAAAGATTATCGACGAAACCCTTGCCTTCTTGGAAGCCAATCCCGACAAGCCCGTGTATGTAAACGCGTGGACGCTGATCCCCCACGCTACGTTAAACCCGACTCCGGAACAACTGGCGGTCTATGAGGAAATTGATCCCGACCCTTCCGATTTTCCGTATCACATGCGTGAATACCTTGAGACTATTCCTCCCGACGAGTTGAAAGAGCGGATGCAGATCTATTGCGCCGCCGTTACCGGTCTTGATGATGCCGTGGGTCATCTTCTGGATGGAATCAAGGAGATGGGTATTGAAGAAAACACCTTCATTTTCTTCACCAGCGATAATGGACCCGAAGACAATTTTCAGGGAACGACCCGGGCGGGTGTAGGCTCGACCGGAGAGTTAAGAGCTCGCAAACGCAGCAGCTACGAAGGAGGAGTTCGCACCTCTGCGATCGCCTATTGGCCGGGCACCATACCTGCGGGCGTGGTGAATGACACTTCGATCGTTGCTGCAGTCGATTGGTTTCCCACGGTATGTGCGATCACAGGAGTTCCGCTCAATGGAGCGGATGTCGACGGCGAGAATGTAAGTGATATTCTGAAAGGTTCCTCGCGCCAGCGGACGAAACCGATCTTTTGGGAGTGGCAGTTCGATGTCAGGGGACCCGACTCCTACGCCGCGCCCCAACTAGCAATGCGCGATGGCGACTGGAAAATGCTAATGAATCCTGACGGGTCGCAAGTGGAACTTTACAATATCCCTCAAGATCCAGAGGAACTCAAAAACGTCGCCAATGAGAACCGAGCACGGGTCCAATCGATGGAGGAACAACTCTTAGAGTGGAAAGCCTCTCTACCGCAAACGCCGGAACCGAGTGCCTATCTGCATAACTTCGATGCAAAACCGTTTCGATCAGAATACCGCTAGTCCCGAGCTAAAAATCTAAACCAAAAGTTCAAAGAAAAAATCATGACTATATCAATTATGCGCAACCTTTCGTTTTTCACCGCCTCGCTTTCGGTAGCGGCATTGACCGTCTTCGCCGAAACCTCCGAAGAACTGGACACGAGGCCCAACATTATCTTCATCATGGCAGATGACATGGGCTGGGGTGACTTCAGTGTTTATGGACATCCAGAGATCGATACTCCGAACATTGATAAACTCGCCGAAGATGGGAAACTCTTCACCCAATTTTACGTGAGTTCCGGAGTGTGTTCTCCAAGCCGTGTCGCTTTCTTGACCGGGCATTTTCCAGCAAAACACGGAGTCCATGGCCACTTTGGTGGGGCAGACGAGAACGAGCAGCGAAGTATGCCAAATTGGTTGGATCCAGCAGTTCCAACCCTTGCGACTCAGCTGAAAGATGCTGGTTACGCGACCGCCCACTTCGGCAAATGGCACTTGTGTCTCCCTTCGGGCGAAGGTGCACCGGAGCCAACCGAGTATGGCTTCGACAAGGCTTACGGCTACCTCGCTTCCGGCCCTCAGCTTCCAATCCAGTTCGCAGGTAACCCCTATTTTCGCGCAGAGACCACAGAAGTGATCATCGACGAAACGCTGAAATTTCTCCAAGACAATAAAGACAAGCCGTGCTACGTGAGTGCTTGGACGCTAATACCCCACACGACTCTCAATCCCACTCCAGAGCAAATGGAACCCTTCATGAAGTTCGCCCCGCGAATTGAGGGGAACCCTCATCTAGGAGCCAAGGTGGTTTACTACAGCACAATCAATGATTTCGATGTGCAAATCGGTCGTCTCATGGACGGGCTTGAAGAAATGGGCATCGCAGAGAATACCATCGTGATATTGTCCAGTGACAACGGTCCGGAAGACGTCATGTTAGCCCACAACGGTGCTGCCCACGAAGGCATTGGATCATCGGGACCATTCCGCGGGAGAAAACGCAGCCTCTACGAAGGGGGTGTTCGGGTTCCTTTTATCGTGAAGTGGCCTGCTCAAATTGAAGGCGGCAGTGTCGATAATGACACCGTTATGAGTGCCGTTGACTTATTGCCGACTTTAGCCGCGGTTGCTGGGGCAAAAGTTCCCGAGGGCGAATTCGCCCCAGACGGAGAAAACATGTTAGATGCTCTTCTAGCCAAACCCCTGGAGCGGCAAACTCCTCTCATGTGGGAGTACCACTACGAACTACCCTACGGCCATATTCTGCACAAAAGCCCGATGATGGCGATTCGGAAGGGAGACTGGAAACTGTTGAAGAACCCAGACGGAAGCCGAGTCGAGCTATACAACATTCCCAACGATCCGACAGAACTAAACAATGTTGCAGAGGACCACCCTCAGTTGGTCGAATCCTTGTCGAAGGAACTAATGGCATGGCACGAAAGTGCGCCTCGCCCTCCGATTCCGGAAGAAGCCGGAACAAACGATTATCCATGGCCTGGACAGGCGAATTAGCCGAAAACCTAAGAACCCTAACCCAATCCTCAGTGCGCGGAAAAATTCTCTTCAAGTAAACAACTACAGTTATGAGAAACAGTGTCCTTCTCTTTACGATGCTCGCCAGCTACGGCGTTCTCTTTGCGGCCGATGATCGCCCAAACCTGATCTTCATAATGACGGACGACCATGGTCTTGGGGCAGTAAGTGCTTATGGAAGCGAAATCAATGAAACGCCCAACATTGACCGAATCGCCGAAGGTGGGATGCGATTCAATCATTGTTTCGTTACCGCATCCCTTTGTGCGCCCAGCCGTGCCAGCATGCTTACCGGAACGTATCCGCACATAAACCTCCAGGTCGATATTGGCGGTAACTTTTTTGACGGGACTCAGCCTACTTTTGTAAATCTCATGGACGCGGAAGGTTACCAAACAGCAGTCATTGGCAAATGGCATCTACATAGTATCCCCATGGGATTTGACTACTACAGCGTCCTCGAGGGACAGGGAGATTACTTTGATCCCGAGTTCATCACTAAAACGAGTATCGGACCTGTCTGGGAACAAACGGAAGGCTACTCGACCGACATCATCACCGATAAGAGCCTCGAATGGCTGGAGGAGAGAAATCCCGAAGAGCCTTTTCTCCTGCTTTGTCACTTTAAATCCCCGCACTACAACTGGGAACCCCATCCTAGATACCAGGATCGATACACCGAGGACCTACCCTACCCTGACACATTCAACAACACATACGACGGCCCCGAGGCCTACCGCTTCACTGCAGACGTGGAAAAAGCCCACGAGTTTTTCAAAATTGACCGCTGGGTCGAGGAAATGCCGAAAGGTCTGACCGAAGCAGAGCAAAAGAAGTGGAACTACCAAAGGTTCATGAAGGATTACCTTCGTTGCATTGCAGCCGTCGACGACAATGTGGGGCGAATTCTGGACTATCTGGAAGAGAACGACTTGGTCGATAACACGATCATCGTTTACACTTCCGACAATGGCATGCTCCAAGGGGAACATGGGCAAATTGATAAGCAGCTCATGCAGGAGCAGAGTATTCACATTCCATTTCTCATTCGCTTTCCGGCAGAGATTCCCGCCCAGAGCGAATCCGACAACTTTCTCCTCAATATCGACTTTGCACCGACCTTTCTCGACTACGCTGGGATAGAGATCCCTGAAGTCATGCAAGGAGTCAGTGCACGAGAGTTGCTGGCAGGAGCCACCCCGGAAGATTGGAGGGATAGTTTCTACTACCGCTACTATGCCCATTATGATCAAGAGCGTTCCGTCTGGGGGGTCCGAACAGCAGACTGGAAACTGATCAACTACTACAAACAGGATTCACCGACGATCCAGCAGCTTTTTGATTTAAACAACGATCCTCAAGAGATCAATAACCTGGCCAATAACCCTGAGTTCTCATCAATCAAAGCCTCTCTTGACCAGCAGATCGACCTACTTCAGGCAGAATACGGACTTACGGATGGACTAATCGAGCAAATCTACGCCAAACCAGGAGAGCTGATCTCAATGCCGAGAATGCGGAAAGAAGTGAGAGAACTGCGGAAGGAGATCGATGAAAATACTGAGGCCTTCGCGAAAATGACAGAATAGCATTAGCCAATCCCATTCCCCAAATGCCAAAGCGTAGGGCCCTTGCCTACAAAGTGCCGAAAGCGATATCCGACGAAAAGGCTTCCATTTTTGATCTCACAAACCCCGCGAAAAATCATGAGGATCATTGGCCTTCTTCCTCTATCCCTTTTCGTTCTCAATCCGTCGGCCCAAGCGCAAAGCATTGGTCTCGAAGCGGAACGTTCGGAATTCGACGACCAGTCCTACTCGATTAGTGGAGATATCGAAGCAGCCGGTCATCTTTATGTCACAAAGGCCGCCACAAACAACGAGTTTCTTCGCTTTTCCTTTACCCCAGAAGCAAAGGCAGCCTTCAGTCTTCTGACGCGAAGCAGAAGCTCACTCAGCACCCCTTTCAGTTACGATTACCGAATAAACGGCGGAACATGGCAAACCGTCCAAGTCAATCCAACCACAGGTTGGACCTGGCAGAGCGCACCTGCAAATCCATCACCACCAAGCCCGATCAACCTCGGGGCCTTTTCCCGAATAGGCAGTGATCCAGACTCAACCGTCTCAAACCTCAGCACAAATGGCGGAACGGTCACCTATGGAAATCCAACCTCCCGAACAGACGTCGGCATTCTAACTTCGGTCGATGTAACCCTCCTCAATATTGGAGACCAAATCGTCTACCAGTGCACCTACAATGGCATCCAAAACACTACCTCGGTCACACATGGTCTTCGAGTTGGATTCGACCTAGGCGCCACATCTTCACTTCACTTTCACTCGGGTTTTGGCGCTTCCTCAGAAAGCGGGCGCTTTTCCCGGAACACGAACGGTAACCCCTTCAGCTACGGAAATAACTTCGGACCGGTCACGTCAAACTGGGCATCGAACGCCGCCCTCCAGTTCACGGACGGAAATACGATCCAAGCGACCTACACGCTCACGCTGGTCGCTAGCACTTCAGATAGCTACGACTTCGAATACACCGTAACCTACCAGAACGGCGGTGCTTCCAATACCGTCAGTCAGCTGATCACCGGCATCCTCTCCAACAAAATCACGGGTATTTATCATCTCACGAACACGAGTGCCGTTGAGTCAGACGGAGATACTTGGACCGTCACAAATGCAAGCGCACGATTCGAGTCTCCCAACAGTGTAGTCTCTCTCCCGGCTGCCCCAACTACTCTCGATATACTATGGAGCGCAGGCGAACTCGACAAAGTGCAGCTCGGAGGTGCCCCTCAAGCCGATTCGACTGGCGCAAACAGTCCAGCTTGGAACCAGCGGGAGTTTCCCAAACAGGCCGGGGGGTTCGACTATGGCTGGGAGGCGTTCGACAGCTCTCAAAACCTAGGCATTGGCGACAAAACCTACGTCAATGACTACACCGGGGTTCGCCCTCTGAGACATGCCCCCGCTGGCGGGGTTCATCCACGCATCCTTTTCAACCCGGAAGATATACCGGACATCAAGGACCGCATCGCAACTACGGCAAGTGGACAAGCCGCCTTCAAACAATTGAGGGCCTACACCATTATGTTGAATTTGGGCAGAGGACCCTACGATGAGTCGGCCGACTATGCCCGCGATGCCTCTGGCAACCCCCTGATCAATAACCTGAGTTTTTTCGATTTTTCGGAAGACTACGCGAAGCTTTACAACGAAGACCCTTCGATTTGGAACGACCCTTCATTCGATAAGAAATTCCGCGCTCTCACCGCCAGCGTAATGGCCTGCGAAGCTTTCGAGTGCCTCCTCATGTCAGGCGAATTCGACCCGGATACCGGCCTCTCCTACGCGCAGCGCACTCAGCGCCTTAAAACAGCTTCACTCTTCTGGGCCGAGAACGCCATCACCGATCCAAAAGTCAATTCACAGGACTTCCACTACTTCGCTGCCCCTCACATGGGTTTCATCTACGACTTTCTCTACAACGAAATGACCGTGGCCGAGCGCAGTCTTTTCCGGCAAGCACTCGTCAGAGTGATCCCTGATCTTCCGCGATACGGCAGCAAGGTGGCAGCCTACTCTGGTGTCTCGAATTGGACGACGCTAGATAACTTTGAGATCATTCCCAACCTCGCCATCGAATGGGAAGAGGGTTACAAGCCCGGACTCACCCGGTATTGGATGCGCCAATTCCACAACTTCATCAACTACGGTTGGTATCCAGACGGTGCCGGCTACGAAGGTATCGGGAAAAACTACATGATGACGGCCTACTCCGTCGCCCATGCCCGCCGTGGTTTCAGCGTTCTAGGGCACCCGAACGTTCGCGCCTTCGGACACCGTTTTCTGCCCGCCATCACACAACCGTTTGGCGAAGGCTTCACTGGCTACGACGGCTGGAGTGGCAGCGGTCGGGATTCCGAGAAAGGCCAGTACAAGTTCAACGCCCTCGACGCGATCGGCCTCAAGTGGGCCTATCCGGACAGCCACGAAGTAGACTCCGTCTGGAGGAACTACATTCGGACAGCCTACGGCACCGACTCCGTCGGGTACGTTTATCAACAGTTCCGGCCAGACGACTTTTATCTCCAATACATGATCCCTGCCGTCGTCTTCGCATCCGACTACAGCCCTTCCAACCATTGGAAAAACGATCAGGACTTCCTCTCCGAGCGCGGTCTCGCTATCCTCCGCAGTAGCGGTGAAAGCGATGGAATGGTTGTTCACTTCCACTGCCGCCAGGACATGGGCGGGCACACTGATGCAGATCGGAACAGCTTCAACCTGTCCTCCCTCGGTCGTATCTGGGTCCGCACGACCTACGGCGACGTATTGTTCCACCGGACCTATTTCCACAGTTGCCCGCTGATCAACGGCGAAGGCATCCGGCTCAACCCTAAGGATGGAGTGAAGGCACGCCAACCATCCACGATTACCCACTTCAGCTCGGACAGTTACATGGCCAAAGTCTCCGGCGACGCGACTTACGCCTACAACTGGGAGTGGGACTGGTCTCCCGGCACAGGAGACAATCCAAGAATCGGCACAGATGGCTGGGAGAAGGTTACCGAGACCTGGAACGACTTCCGGTTTACTCCTGGAACAGGTATCGAATACACGACACCGTTTCATGACTACGCCGCTTGGGAAGCAGATTACCCCGCAACCGAGCGCATGATCAAACGGCGCTACAACACGGTCGAAAAGGTGAAGCGGTCGCTCATCATGAATAAGGGCCCGCGTCCTTACCTGCTTATCGTCGATGATCTCAAGAAAGACTCGTCCGTAAATGATTACGAGTGGGTTGCGCAGATTGCCAACGATCTGTCCATCGACACCACCGTAGTCGACCTGAACCCTGCAAACTATCGCAACGACATCATTTTGAAGGAGCCCGCATCAACCGGAAACCGTCGCCTTCTCGTCCGCGTGCTAGAGGCACAAGGTCTTACTACCGCCCCTGCCGTCATTGAGGAGATTGAATACAACGGCACCTTCAACGGACAGCCCTACACGCCCAATCCTGACGTGTACCGGCAACGCCTAATCGTCCGCAGCACATCGGTCGAACCAAGCTATAAAATCCTCATGTATCCTTACGAGAATGGGGATATCATCCCCCATACTGAATGGGTCGATACGGATACCATTGAGATCACCATCGGGTCTGAAAGACGAACCATCGACTTTACCGACATTTCCAGTGCCTCAGGTGTTCAGACAAATGAACCGTCATTGGCAAGAAACCCAGCCGGTAGCGGGCTGCACAAGACAGAGGTCGCTCAGCTTCAGAATGGATGGATCGAGCTGCAGGCAGACTTCCCCTCAACCGCAACCCCGCGCCTTTGGCACTCCAGCAATTTGAGCGAACCGTGGAGCCCCCTCAACGGTGTGACGTTTCAGTGGTCTGAGAACTCAAACTGGACCGTGAGCGCTCCACTCGATCCGGCAGCTGAATCTGCATTCTACACTATTTCAGAGAATTAGATTCCATCCCCGTCCCCAGAAACCTAGAGAGTTTCCGCCAAGCTCAAGGCCTTGAGCAAGCCGAAGGGCACTACGACCCGTGAAACATAGTGTTTCAGGGAGAGTGCTGACTCAAAGGACTCGGCGGCCTTTACCTTACATACGCTTGTCGAGGTATGCGATTAATCCGCCTAAGCATTCCTCAACCAAAGGCAGGCGCCAAATCGCGTCCGTGTGACCAGGGTCAAAGCCAACTATGTTTGGAAAGTCCTTGTTGATCCATGATCTGGTCACACTTTCCCCATCAACTAGGGAAGTCAGCAGAGGCTCAACATCGGAAACCTTTTTCAAACGTGTATAGATCTCATCCTCTGGGACCCAAGCCTCCTCGAATGAAAAGAGTCCATGGCCAGCCTCGGTCATTTGCAGGTTCGTAGACTGATACGGATGGTCGGATACGCCCCACTCCCAGACCAAGCCACACCAACGCTGAAAATCATCCCAATCCGGATAGGCCCCGATTGAAGAATGAAGCATGAGCACAGGCTTTCCTACTTCGATCCAATCTCTAAGAGCCTCACGTGTCTCAGGTGCCGCTTCTTTCTCGTAATGAAAGAGGCAGAGCACATCGATATCTTCAAGGTCGGATCGGGTTAGGGGATTCGATCTTGCGTCGATCACCTTGACTTCCGGATGGACAAGATCCGCCAATACATCGACGGCTCCCTGGAGGACGATGCGCCCTTCGTTTTCGTGGCCATCTGCATAGAGGCATGCCCTGAGGTGCCGATACGGCGATTTCGGTGGATTTTGCAGAACCTCGAGAGGTGCATATTCAAATTCAATCGGCCAAGTTACCATCCGGCCCGTGCGGGCCGCTTCATGGGCGGCGTAGCACATTAGCGTAGCGTCCGCCGTGTTGCTTACATCGCAGAGGGAAACCGGACCGCCTTCTAAAGACTGAACCAGTTCGGCAAAAAGCTGCCCATACTGCCCGACCGCCCCAGATCCCTTCTCGTCCAAAGGGATTTCTTCCAAGCCCTCGTCCGTGAGAATCCGGATCGGACTCGATTCGCTGACGAAAGCCACACCTCGGTCTCCTCGAACGAATATAGGACAGCTACTAGGATTGTCTGGGCCCGTGATAAAAATGCCTTGGTGTCCACCCGGATACTCGGCGAAGACAACCGACTGACTCTCGACGGCTTGTCGGTAGCGTCGCTCGCCGACATGATCCATTCCGGCCAGAAGACTCAACGGTGGGCCGTCGAAGAAGCAGTTTACCAAATCAAACCAATAGGATGTCCAGGAAAGCATATCCCAATTGTCGGAAACACGGCATTCGATCGTGACTATCTCTCCCAGCCGCTTCTCGGAAATAAGCCTCTTCACTTCCTGAACCAAAGGATTGTGCCGCCTCTGGTGGGCTACCGAAACCTTCACCCCAGCCTCCTCCGACCGCTTGATCATTTCTGCGACCTCTCGGGGCGAAAGTCCCATCGGCTTCTCGCAGACCACGCCTCGGACACCTTCAGCGATACCGCGGCAAAGCATTGGGGCGTGAAGGTCCGGCCAGGTGCAGATACTGATCACGTCCGGCGTTACAGACTCGTAAAGGGAATCTTCCGATCCATGCAGGCACTCTTGGGAAATTCCAAAACGGTCTCCAAAGGCCGCAAGGTTCTCAGGGATAATGTCGACAGCATGGAGTCTCACCGCTGGAAACCGATCCACCCAGGCTTCACCGTGTACCCGACCGATAGCCCAGCCCTCCTTGCCCTCGGCTGCCTTTCCGCAACCGAGGATCGCTACAGTTGGATAACGCTCATTCATTCCCGTGAGCAACAGCGCGATCTGATTCTTCTGTCAATCGCGTTTGGTCACGAACCAGATAGCGAGACTTCTATCCTAAGGCGCTCAAATCCACCTTCTCTCATTTGGGGATAAACTCGATCCAGTTCAGATTGAAGTCACTCCCCGTGTAGTCGATGCGCAGGATCTTGCCATAACCTCCGTTGCTCACGGTCACGTTGCTCAGGGTAAGGCTCGTCCAGGTCTGCCAGCCGCCGGTGTGAGGCACGTTGAATGAACCGAGCGTGGTCGGGCTATTCCCCGCAACGCCGTCTCCGAGTTTGAGACTGAAGGCACCAGTTGCTTTCCCAGAGGCAACTCGAGCGACGATGTCGTAGGTCCCGTCTGGCAAGTTCACCGTATGCTCCTGCCATTCACCGGACTTGATCCAGCCAACATTGTAGCCACCGCCCGTGTCCGAGGTCGTCTGGATATCCACATCGTCGCTCCCATAGTTTCCAGAGTTACCGGCCGTCGTGTCGTAATAGGCTACACCATCGCCACCGATATCGTAATACTCTGCCTCAAGAAGACCCGGTAGATTCGTGGCCGCTGCTCCAAGGGGGGTTTGTGGAATCACACCACCGGTGAAGACGTCCTCGTAGTAGCTCGTCATCCCGTCATGGTCGGTCGTAATCGTGCTGCTGACCACGGTGGCATGACCATAAGGGGGCACATCAATCGACATCGCTACTGGTGAACCCGGTGCAGGGGTGATCACGTCAACCGTGTCATCCCAGCTCTTGTGCACCGTAGCTGTGCCGCCACTGATGCCGTTCATGTTTCCCGTGTAGGTGCGCGTCGTGCCTGTCACGTTTTGAATCACGCGCACGCGACGGTTGTTTTCCTTCACCTGCAAAACGAGTAGACTGTTGTTCGCCGGTAGAACATTGATCGATGAATTCGAAAAACTGTTTCCGTCGCGAACACATTCCACAACTGCCCAGCGGCGAGTGCCCGCCGGATAATTGATGAGCGCATCATTATTCAGATCGGCTGCATCGTGAAGCCGCAAGATTGCCGTGTAATCGTCAGCAGTGTTTGAACCGTAGACCGTAGTGCGCTGAACACTACGCGGGCCGTTGAAGTTGGTCTGCGGCACCCGCACCTTGAGCTCGCCGAATTCAAACTCATCCGGAGCGACCTCCACAAGGTCATGATAAGCACCCAAAACCGGATACCGGCCGCCTACCAGCACAAGACGAGTGTCGAGGCCATACACCGAATCAGCCACCTCGTTACGGATCTGCACGATTCCAACCAGACGTTCTTTAGTCAAAAGCCAGACCTGCTCGCCGAGCCAATCCGTTCCGGCCCCCCAAGTTGGTGTAGAGCCACCAGTGACCCGCTCCGACAGCCGGTAGGAGGTGCTGATACTACCAAAGTTGTCGCGAGTGATCGTCGCATTTTCTTCGTCTTGGGCGAGGAAGCGATACATTCCTCCGTCATAGTTGCTGCGTGCCCAATCGTTTGTTACGCCAGGTTTAGTCTTGAACTCTACCGCGACACCATCTAACGCGGCTTTGAGCGATGTGCCATTCGCCCAGGTGCCCAACGCTGCAGCACCGACGAAGGTATTTTTCCCGCACTGTCGCCCTTCAAATCCCCGATCAGGATGCTCGGGGGCGGAGGTTTGCGGACTCCGAGCCGTCCCAATGCAGGCCCAATCAGCGGTACGAATCCGTGGTCCCATGACAGCTCGATCATAGAGAATAAATTCGGAAGGCGGTGTGAGCGCAGACACGGAGCTATCATAAACTGCAGCGAGCAAGACGCTCATTTCAGAGCTGAAATTATTCTCAGCGACCTGACCAATGGAATAGTTGTAGCCATCTCCGTAAATATAACCGAGAGCGAGGGCGCTCTCCTGCCCAAATCCTTTGTTATACATGTGCTTTACCGCGTTGGCTGTCGTCTGCATCGCGAATCCGCTTGGCTCCACGGACAACGGTACCCAAGGAATGGTCTTATCCAGAAAGGCCTTGGCTTCTGGCGAACCTGTGATCTTCCACCACCATATCATCCAGTTGACATTCCAGTTTCGATAGCCCGGAGCTTCATTCTGAAAACCGGATTTATGGACGGCACCATCACCGGAGATGCACTTTGTCAAATACAAGTCAATCGCATCAGCCGCTTTGTTTTGATAGGTCGTATTGTTAATCGCCACGCCAGCGAAATAGACCCCCATCGCCATCCGAATGTCTCCGTTCAGCCACTGATTTGAAATGAGGTAGTCATCGTAGAGGTGGGGTAAGTCTGCGAGTTGATCGTCAGAGAAGGCGACCATCGCTGCTTCCCATTCAGCGATCTCAGAAGCCGTGATATCCCCTGGGCGGTGGTGTTTGAGGAGCATGTATGCATAGCACGCCTGGAAGCTCCCGGACATGTCGCCCAAGCCACTTCCGCTCGAGTATTGATCAAAGCGAGCGTCGAGCAAAAGCTTGAGTCGGTTGAGATAGTCAGAGTTGTAACGATACGGGCTATCTTCGTGCAGGTAGGCGTAGACCGCACTGATGGTTTCATTCGAGAGGTTCCATTTAGTCGGAATCGTCGTATCGCCGACTTTTACGTCCGAGTACAGATCCCCATACTTCGGGTAGTTGGAATCGAGCGACAGCAGATCGGTGACAGCCGCATGGGAGTAGGCTCCTTGAAGGAGGGCCAGGAGACAGACCATTTTCAGGGCCTTGTTCATAACTGCTTTAATCGGGGTTTTTTGAGGTTTCATTCGGGTATGGGGGTTAAAAAGTTCCTCGAGATGGCGTAAAAACGGACAGCACAGCTTCGCCGTCCATGTGTCTGGATGGTATGATTTAGCTCATTGAAAATTGGGTTGGGGTTCGAGATTCAGAACTTTGAGAGAGCCGAAGGAGATGCGCTTGGGACCACTAGTT includes these proteins:
- a CDS encoding sulfatase-like hydrolase/transferase, translating into MISIVAAVVFSIGPPAHAATSRPNIILILTDDLGAGDLGVFDHPYLKTPNLDRMAEEGTIFTDFYVASSVCSPSRAAFQTGQFPARQCIHSAFGRRLIEQGRMPVFLEPDLEQVSHALQQNGYATAHYGKWHLSSAPKNHNNEIPNPSFYGFDDFKTYHTYFSDVTREHHFIRGGDEHYRAKSSQKIIDETLAFLEANPDKPVYVNAWTLIPHATLNPTPEQLAVYEEIDPDPSDFPYHMREYLETIPPDELKERMQIYCAAVTGLDDAVGHLLDGIKEMGIEENTFIFFTSDNGPEDNFQGTTRAGVGSTGELRARKRSSYEGGVRTSAIAYWPGTIPAGVVNDTSIVAAVDWFPTVCAITGVPLNGADVDGENVSDILKGSSRQRTKPIFWEWQFDVRGPDSYAAPQLAMRDGDWKMLMNPDGSQVELYNIPQDPEELKNVANENRARVQSMEEQLLEWKASLPQTPEPSAYLHNFDAKPFRSEYR
- a CDS encoding sulfatase-like hydrolase/transferase, translating into MTISIMRNLSFFTASLSVAALTVFAETSEELDTRPNIIFIMADDMGWGDFSVYGHPEIDTPNIDKLAEDGKLFTQFYVSSGVCSPSRVAFLTGHFPAKHGVHGHFGGADENEQRSMPNWLDPAVPTLATQLKDAGYATAHFGKWHLCLPSGEGAPEPTEYGFDKAYGYLASGPQLPIQFAGNPYFRAETTEVIIDETLKFLQDNKDKPCYVSAWTLIPHTTLNPTPEQMEPFMKFAPRIEGNPHLGAKVVYYSTINDFDVQIGRLMDGLEEMGIAENTIVILSSDNGPEDVMLAHNGAAHEGIGSSGPFRGRKRSLYEGGVRVPFIVKWPAQIEGGSVDNDTVMSAVDLLPTLAAVAGAKVPEGEFAPDGENMLDALLAKPLERQTPLMWEYHYELPYGHILHKSPMMAIRKGDWKLLKNPDGSRVELYNIPNDPTELNNVAEDHPQLVESLSKELMAWHESAPRPPIPEEAGTNDYPWPGQAN
- a CDS encoding sulfatase, producing MRNSVLLFTMLASYGVLFAADDRPNLIFIMTDDHGLGAVSAYGSEINETPNIDRIAEGGMRFNHCFVTASLCAPSRASMLTGTYPHINLQVDIGGNFFDGTQPTFVNLMDAEGYQTAVIGKWHLHSIPMGFDYYSVLEGQGDYFDPEFITKTSIGPVWEQTEGYSTDIITDKSLEWLEERNPEEPFLLLCHFKSPHYNWEPHPRYQDRYTEDLPYPDTFNNTYDGPEAYRFTADVEKAHEFFKIDRWVEEMPKGLTEAEQKKWNYQRFMKDYLRCIAAVDDNVGRILDYLEENDLVDNTIIVYTSDNGMLQGEHGQIDKQLMQEQSIHIPFLIRFPAEIPAQSESDNFLLNIDFAPTFLDYAGIEIPEVMQGVSARELLAGATPEDWRDSFYYRYYAHYDQERSVWGVRTADWKLINYYKQDSPTIQQLFDLNNDPQEINNLANNPEFSSIKASLDQQIDLLQAEYGLTDGLIEQIYAKPGELISMPRMRKEVRELRKEIDENTEAFAKMTE
- a CDS encoding Gfo/Idh/MocA family oxidoreductase, with the translated sequence MNERYPTVAILGCGKAAEGKEGWAIGRVHGEAWVDRFPAVRLHAVDIIPENLAAFGDRFGISQECLHGSEDSLYESVTPDVISICTWPDLHAPMLCRGIAEGVRGVVCEKPMGLSPREVAEMIKRSEEAGVKVSVAHQRRHNPLVQEVKRLISEKRLGEIVTIECRVSDNWDMLSWTSYWFDLVNCFFDGPPLSLLAGMDHVGERRYRQAVESQSVVFAEYPGGHQGIFITGPDNPSSCPIFVRGDRGVAFVSESSPIRILTDEGLEEIPLDEKGSGAVGQYGQLFAELVQSLEGGPVSLCDVSNTADATLMCYAAHEAARTGRMVTWPIEFEYAPLEVLQNPPKSPYRHLRACLYADGHENEGRIVLQGAVDVLADLVHPEVKVIDARSNPLTRSDLEDIDVLCLFHYEKEAAPETREALRDWIEVGKPVLMLHSSIGAYPDWDDFQRWCGLVWEWGVSDHPYQSTNLQMTEAGHGLFSFEEAWVPEDEIYTRLKKVSDVEPLLTSLVDGESVTRSWINKDFPNIVGFDPGHTDAIWRLPLVEECLGGLIAYLDKRM